A single region of the Rhodoligotrophos defluvii genome encodes:
- the glpD gene encoding glycerol-3-phosphate dehydrogenase, giving the protein MMAPSRGSDRFDLAVIGGGINGCGVARDAAGRGLSVLLVEKGDLASATSSASTKLIHGGLRYLEHYAFRLVRESLLEREVLLRSAPHIIRPMRFVLPHHPGLRPAWFIRLGLVLYDHLGGRTLLPPTRRLDLRNDPAGRPLQPRYATAFEYSDCWVDDSRLVVLTALDAAQRGAVIRTRTELLTGIRGSEHWQLDLLDHNNGRRETVAARMLINAAGPWVAEVLEQRLGRMQHHPVRLVKGSHIVVPKLFDQPAASPAHAYIFQNADGRIVFAIPYQGEFTLIGTTDVDYRGDPGRPRISPEETDYLCTLASAYFTRPVNPADVVASYSGVRPLYDDGVSAAQAATRDYVLDRDRPADQAPLLTVYGGKITTFRRLAEHAMEQIADVFPGMGPAWTRSASLPGGDFPVGGHTDLVARIRAACPSCPPARAERLASSYGTRSFALLDGLSSEKDWGRPLGGDLTEREVRYLANEEWALTAEDVVWRRSKQGYHMSGAEIAALDAWLAEGQRVATRA; this is encoded by the coding sequence ATGATGGCACCTAGCCGCGGGTCGGACCGGTTCGACCTCGCGGTCATCGGCGGTGGCATCAATGGCTGTGGCGTTGCCCGCGATGCCGCCGGCCGCGGGCTCTCGGTGCTGCTAGTAGAGAAAGGCGACCTCGCCTCCGCAACCTCCTCCGCATCCACCAAGCTGATCCATGGCGGCCTGCGTTATCTCGAGCACTATGCCTTTCGGCTCGTGCGCGAATCCCTCCTGGAGCGCGAAGTCCTGCTGCGTTCCGCACCCCACATCATCCGCCCTATGCGCTTCGTGCTGCCGCACCACCCGGGCTTGCGCCCGGCCTGGTTCATCCGGCTTGGCCTCGTCCTCTATGATCATCTCGGTGGCCGCACGCTACTGCCGCCCACCCGCCGCCTTGATCTGCGCAACGACCCGGCCGGCCGACCGCTGCAGCCCCGCTATGCCACTGCTTTCGAATATTCCGATTGCTGGGTGGACGATTCCCGCCTGGTCGTCCTCACAGCCCTCGACGCCGCCCAGCGCGGCGCCGTGATCCGGACGCGCACCGAGCTCCTCACGGGCATAAGGGGATCGGAGCACTGGCAGCTCGATCTCCTCGACCACAACAACGGCCGCCGCGAGACGGTTGCCGCGCGCATGCTCATCAATGCAGCTGGCCCGTGGGTGGCCGAGGTGCTGGAACAAAGACTAGGCCGGATGCAGCATCACCCCGTCCGGCTGGTCAAGGGCAGCCATATCGTCGTGCCGAAGCTGTTCGACCAGCCGGCCGCCAGTCCGGCCCACGCTTATATTTTCCAGAATGCCGATGGCCGGATCGTCTTTGCCATTCCCTATCAGGGAGAGTTCACCCTGATCGGCACGACAGATGTCGATTATCGCGGCGATCCCGGCAGGCCGCGCATCAGCCCCGAGGAGACGGACTATCTCTGCACGCTGGCCAGCGCGTATTTCACAAGGCCGGTCAATCCCGCCGATGTGGTGGCCAGCTATTCCGGCGTTCGCCCGCTCTATGACGACGGCGTCAGCGCCGCCCAGGCTGCGACCCGCGATTACGTCCTCGACAGAGATCGCCCAGCCGATCAGGCGCCCCTGCTGACGGTCTATGGCGGCAAGATTACGACGTTCCGCCGGCTTGCCGAGCACGCCATGGAGCAGATCGCCGATGTTTTCCCGGGAATGGGTCCGGCCTGGACACGCAGCGCATCTCTGCCGGGCGGCGACTTCCCCGTTGGCGGTCACACGGATCTCGTTGCCCGGATCCGCGCCGCCTGCCCCTCCTGTCCGCCCGCCCGCGCCGAACGTTTGGCAAGCAGCTACGGAACGCGATCCTTCGCATTGCTCGATGGGCTGAGCAGCGAGAAGGATTGGGGCCGCCCGCTGGGTGGCGACCTTACCGAGCGCGAGGTCCGCTATCTCGCCAACGAGGAATGGGCGCTCACCGCCGAAGACGTGGTCTGGCGACGGTCAAAGCAGGGCTACCATATGAGCGGTGCGGAGATTGCCGCGCTCGATGCTTGGCTCGCCGAAGGACAACGGGTAGCGACCCGCGCCTGA
- a CDS encoding UDP-glucose dehydrogenase family protein → MKLVMVGSGYVGLVSGVCFADFGFDVTCVDVDESKIARLETGQLPIYEPGLDQLLAENVQAGRLRFSTDLAAAAANADAVFIAVGTPSRRGDGEADLSYVFEAARQVARVAKPGTVVIIKSTVVVGTCRKVKEIIAAERPDLDFSVASNPEFLREGSAIEDFMRPDRVVIGVHDKRGESILRRAYRPLYLRDSPVVVTTLENAELIKYASNAFLAMKVTFINEVADLCETVGGNVQEVARAIGLDGRIGAKFLHAGPGFGGSCFPKDTRAFAATGQRYNAPLRLIEAVISVNEDRKRRMAARILEQLGSDARGKKVAVLGIAFKPNTDDVREAPSLDIVPRLIEAGATVVAHDPEARKQAQAVLKGVVWAEDAYEAAEGADVVAVLTEWNEYRGLDLKRLAKAMRGNTLVDLRNIYRPEDLEETGLFYISVGRPSLGEPRRQQASVQAV, encoded by the coding sequence ATGAAACTGGTCATGGTGGGTTCCGGCTATGTCGGGCTGGTCTCGGGCGTCTGCTTCGCCGACTTCGGCTTCGACGTAACCTGCGTCGATGTGGACGAGAGCAAAATCGCCCGGCTGGAAACGGGCCAATTGCCGATCTATGAGCCGGGCCTTGATCAATTGCTCGCGGAAAACGTCCAAGCCGGGCGGCTCCGCTTCTCTACCGATCTCGCCGCGGCCGCAGCCAATGCCGATGCAGTATTCATCGCGGTGGGCACACCATCGCGCCGCGGCGATGGCGAGGCCGATCTCAGCTATGTGTTCGAGGCGGCACGGCAGGTCGCCCGCGTCGCCAAACCCGGAACCGTCGTCATCATCAAATCCACAGTGGTTGTTGGCACCTGCCGCAAGGTGAAGGAGATCATTGCCGCCGAGCGGCCAGATCTCGATTTCTCCGTCGCCTCTAATCCGGAATTTCTGCGGGAGGGCTCCGCGATCGAGGATTTCATGCGTCCCGACCGTGTGGTCATCGGCGTGCACGACAAGCGCGGCGAGTCCATTCTGCGCCGCGCCTACCGGCCGCTCTACCTGCGCGACTCTCCCGTGGTCGTCACCACCCTCGAGAATGCCGAGCTCATCAAGTATGCGTCCAATGCCTTCCTGGCGATGAAGGTCACCTTCATCAATGAAGTTGCCGACCTGTGCGAGACCGTGGGCGGCAACGTCCAGGAGGTCGCCAGGGCCATAGGCCTCGATGGACGTATTGGCGCGAAGTTCCTGCATGCCGGACCAGGTTTCGGTGGCTCCTGCTTTCCGAAGGATACCCGCGCCTTCGCCGCCACCGGACAGCGCTACAATGCGCCTCTGCGGCTGATCGAGGCGGTGATCTCGGTGAATGAGGACCGCAAGCGCCGCATGGCAGCACGGATCCTCGAGCAGCTTGGGTCCGATGCGCGCGGCAAGAAGGTGGCCGTGCTCGGGATCGCTTTCAAACCGAACACGGACGATGTGCGCGAGGCGCCGAGCCTCGACATCGTGCCGCGGCTGATCGAGGCGGGGGCAACCGTCGTCGCGCACGATCCGGAGGCTCGGAAACAGGCGCAAGCGGTACTGAAAGGCGTGGTTTGGGCGGAGGATGCCTATGAAGCCGCCGAGGGCGCCGACGTGGTGGCCGTGCTCACCGAGTGGAACGAATACCGCGGTCTCGACCTGAAGCGCCTCGCCAAGGCGATGCGCGGCAATACCCTGGTGGACCTGCGCAATATCTACCGTCCGGAAGACCTCGAAGAGACCGGCCTGTTCTATATCAGCGTCGGGCGTCCGAGCCTGGGAGAACCGCGACGGCAGCAGGCCTCGGTTCAAGCCGTCTGA
- the chrA gene encoding chromate efflux transporter has translation MSDAMTPDRTTVTPVMPSLGEATRIWAKIGFLSFGGPAGQIALMHRELVEDRRWMGEQRFLHALNYCMLLPGPEAQQLATYIGWLMHRTLGGLIAGTLFVLPGAVVMLGLSIFYALYRHVPLVDAVFFGVKAAVLAIVVQAVLRIGKRALQNRAMIAIAAAAFLGISIFRIPFPIIILAAGLIGWLGNRQAPQLFAAGGHGGKGATSDRKGIVDLMFERGALGHADPSWRRACRVLALWVPIWLGPVVLLWLVTGTSSVWTQIGAFFSTMAVVTFGGAYAVLAYVAQAAVNSFGWLAPGEMVDGLGLAETTPGPLIMVLQFVGFLAAYRAPGGLDPVVAGCLGALLTTWVTFAPCFLWIFLGAPYVEALRGNRAITAALSAITAAVVGVILNLAMWFALHVIFRQVRTIEVLGIGPDVPVLASIDWRAAVLAVAALIATLRFGMGMLPTLAMCAAAGVALVHLPTLF, from the coding sequence ATGTCCGACGCAATGACCCCCGACAGGACCACCGTTACGCCTGTCATGCCGAGCTTGGGCGAAGCCACCAGGATCTGGGCCAAGATCGGTTTCCTGAGCTTTGGCGGTCCTGCCGGCCAGATCGCGCTCATGCACCGGGAGCTGGTCGAAGACCGCCGCTGGATGGGCGAACAGCGCTTCCTACATGCCCTCAACTATTGCATGCTGCTGCCTGGACCGGAGGCACAGCAGCTGGCCACCTATATCGGCTGGCTGATGCACCGCACTCTGGGTGGCCTTATCGCCGGCACGCTGTTCGTGCTGCCCGGCGCGGTGGTGATGCTTGGCCTCAGCATCTTTTATGCGCTTTATCGCCACGTGCCGCTGGTGGATGCGGTGTTCTTCGGGGTCAAGGCCGCCGTTCTGGCCATCGTGGTCCAGGCCGTCCTGCGGATCGGCAAACGCGCCCTGCAGAACCGTGCCATGATCGCGATCGCAGCGGCGGCCTTCTTAGGTATCTCTATTTTTCGCATTCCATTTCCGATCATCATTCTTGCGGCGGGTTTGATTGGCTGGCTCGGCAACCGGCAGGCGCCGCAGCTTTTTGCCGCGGGTGGACATGGCGGCAAGGGTGCGACATCGGACCGCAAAGGGATAGTCGACCTCATGTTCGAGAGGGGTGCGCTAGGCCACGCCGATCCCTCATGGCGCCGCGCGTGCCGGGTGCTGGCGCTATGGGTACCGATATGGCTGGGGCCGGTCGTGCTGCTCTGGCTCGTAACCGGCACGTCCAGCGTATGGACCCAAATCGGCGCGTTCTTCAGCACGATGGCGGTGGTGACGTTCGGCGGTGCCTATGCGGTGCTCGCCTATGTGGCGCAAGCGGCCGTCAACAGCTTCGGCTGGTTGGCTCCGGGCGAAATGGTCGACGGCCTCGGCCTCGCGGAGACCACACCCGGGCCTCTGATCATGGTGCTGCAATTCGTGGGGTTCCTGGCGGCCTATCGCGCGCCGGGTGGCCTCGATCCAGTCGTGGCGGGCTGTCTTGGGGCACTGCTCACGACCTGGGTGACCTTCGCTCCCTGCTTCCTGTGGATCTTCCTCGGCGCGCCCTATGTGGAAGCCCTACGCGGCAATCGAGCGATAACGGCGGCGCTGTCGGCCATCACCGCCGCGGTGGTCGGGGTCATCCTGAACCTCGCCATGTGGTTTGCCCTGCACGTGATCTTCCGGCAGGTTCGCACGATCGAGGTTCTCGGTATCGGCCCAGACGTTCCGGTGCTCGCTTCCATCGACTGGCGGGCGGCCGTATTGGCGGTCGCTGCGCTCATCGCCACTTTGCGGTTCGGGATGGGAATGCTTCCGACGCTCGCCATGTGCGCGGCAGCCGGCGTGGCGCTCGTGCATTTGCCAACGCTGTTTTGA
- a CDS encoding chromate resistance protein ChrB domain-containing protein, which produces MPSTIEITAAQLTRLVGLPTAPIIIDVRTPEDFNEDPRLLPAATRRDPLMVSHWATEFAGSEVVVVCQKGLKLSQGVTAWLLHEGIKAESLEGGFEAWRATGGLLLDPDKLPPRDRMGRTIWVTRTRPKIDRIACPWLIRRFIDRAAVFLFVAASEVEAVAERFRAMPFDIENVFWSHRGERCTFDVMIEEFGLASDPLNRLATIVRAADTARLDLAPQAAGLLAASLGLSRMFRDDLRQLEAGMLLYDAFYRWCRDATAETHNWPSALKPL; this is translated from the coding sequence ATGCCGTCAACGATCGAAATCACTGCTGCTCAGCTTACCCGCCTGGTGGGCCTGCCGACCGCCCCGATTATCATCGATGTCCGCACCCCAGAGGACTTCAATGAAGATCCACGGCTTCTGCCCGCTGCGACCCGGCGAGACCCTCTGATGGTCAGCCATTGGGCGACGGAGTTCGCCGGCAGCGAAGTCGTGGTCGTGTGTCAGAAGGGATTGAAGCTGAGCCAAGGTGTCACGGCCTGGCTTCTGCATGAGGGGATCAAAGCCGAATCGCTCGAAGGCGGTTTCGAAGCTTGGCGCGCCACGGGCGGGCTGCTTCTCGATCCCGACAAGCTGCCGCCAAGGGACAGAATGGGGCGAACGATCTGGGTCACGCGCACCCGCCCCAAGATCGATCGCATTGCATGTCCCTGGCTCATCCGCCGGTTCATCGACCGGGCGGCGGTGTTCCTATTCGTCGCCGCGTCCGAGGTGGAAGCGGTGGCCGAGCGGTTCAGGGCGATGCCTTTCGACATCGAGAACGTGTTCTGGAGCCATCGCGGCGAGCGTTGCACATTCGACGTTATGATCGAGGAGTTCGGCCTTGCCTCAGATCCACTGAACCGCCTGGCGACCATCGTGCGCGCGGCGGATACGGCGCGGCTTGACCTCGCGCCACAAGCAGCAGGCCTGCTTGCGGCCTCACTCGGCTTGTCGCGCATGTTTCGCGACGACCTCAGGCAGCTCGAGGCCGGGATGCTGCTTTACGACGCCTTTTATCGGTGGTGCCGCGACGCAACTGCCGAGACCCACAATTGGCCGTCCGCCCTCAAGCCCCTCTAA
- a CDS encoding O-antigen ligase family protein — protein MPFSRIAVSAILVTAVAIWIAVQALPVLSPEWAHPLWTIVPETLSVPGQQAVSINPDNTLEGLMRLLTYAGVFWLALQLGRDRGTGEEIVKVIGWAITAYALYGLILWAWGAEKILWYDKQAYLGDLTSTFVNRNSFATYVGMGCVILLVLLMRWITIEFADRQTMPWSKRMVHLVGNSREFLLYALPLLVVFCALLLTHSRAGFGSTLVAMVLAFALWQTRQHRGFVTGMIGLAALIIVTGYWIAVGGDALLARFADVDAATEARMNVYLATLRAIGDYPWVGSGYGTFQDIFPMYRDESISAIGVWDKTHNTYLEVILGLGIPAAIALFLAVLWLVGMCAVGAFNRRRGRHMPLIGFTVSVLVGLHAMVDFSLQMAGVAMTYAALLGVGVAQSWSTRNDAA, from the coding sequence GTGCCGTTTTCGCGCATCGCGGTGTCGGCCATATTGGTCACGGCGGTCGCGATCTGGATCGCGGTGCAGGCCTTGCCCGTGCTTTCGCCGGAATGGGCCCATCCGCTATGGACGATCGTGCCCGAGACGCTCTCGGTTCCGGGCCAGCAGGCCGTTTCAATCAATCCCGACAACACGCTCGAGGGATTGATGCGGCTGTTGACCTATGCCGGCGTGTTCTGGCTTGCCCTGCAGCTCGGGCGCGACCGCGGCACCGGCGAGGAGATCGTCAAGGTGATCGGTTGGGCCATAACGGCCTATGCTCTCTACGGGCTCATCCTCTGGGCCTGGGGGGCAGAGAAAATTCTATGGTATGACAAGCAGGCCTATCTTGGGGATCTGACCTCCACCTTCGTCAACCGCAACAGCTTCGCGACTTATGTCGGCATGGGTTGCGTCATACTGCTCGTGCTGCTGATGCGCTGGATTACGATCGAGTTCGCCGATCGCCAAACAATGCCGTGGAGCAAGCGGATGGTGCATCTCGTGGGTAATAGCCGCGAGTTCCTGCTGTATGCCCTTCCGCTGCTGGTGGTGTTCTGCGCACTTCTGCTCACGCATTCCCGCGCAGGCTTCGGTTCGACTCTGGTGGCCATGGTCCTGGCCTTCGCGTTGTGGCAAACCCGCCAGCATCGGGGCTTCGTCACGGGAATGATCGGTCTTGCCGCGCTGATCATCGTGACCGGCTACTGGATCGCCGTCGGCGGGGACGCGCTGCTTGCCCGCTTCGCCGACGTCGATGCCGCAACGGAGGCGCGGATGAACGTGTATCTGGCAACGCTGCGCGCCATCGGCGATTACCCCTGGGTCGGTTCCGGCTACGGCACTTTCCAGGACATTTTCCCGATGTATCGGGACGAGAGCATAAGCGCGATCGGCGTGTGGGATAAGACGCACAACACCTATCTCGAAGTGATCCTCGGCCTCGGCATTCCCGCGGCTATCGCGCTGTTCCTGGCGGTGCTTTGGCTGGTCGGCATGTGTGCCGTGGGCGCGTTCAATCGCCGTCGCGGCCGCCACATGCCGCTGATCGGCTTTACGGTATCGGTGCTGGTCGGGCTGCACGCAATGGTCGATTTCAGCCTGCAGATGGCCGGCGTGGCCATGACCTACGCTGCCTTGTTGGGTGTAGGCGTGGCGCAGTCATGGTCGACCCGGAACGACGCTGCATAG
- a CDS encoding nucleotide sugar dehydrogenase: MLPDLETVRIGVIGLGYVGLPLAAAFGARYPTLGYDLNGERIAELAAGYDRTREVGPEELAHAVHLRFTDKPADLGECRVHIVTVPTPIDRHKRPDLSHLIRASETVGSVVKPGDVVIYESTVYPGATEEDCIPVVERVSGLKLNVDFFAGYSPERINPGDRQHRLEAIRKVTSGSTPEAAAFVDRLYGSIIAAGTYRASSIRVAEAAKVIENTQRDLNIALVNELAIIFNRLGLDTAEVLAAAGTKWNFLPFKPGLVGGHCIGVDPYYLTHKAQSIGYHPEVILAGRRINDGMGRYVVSELIKAMIHRNIQVNGARVAVLGLAFKENCPDFRNSRVVDIIHELADYGVAVDVHDPWVDAEEARRVLGIRLKADPSPGRYDAVVLAVAHDEFRDAGFEWLAKLGRENSVIYDLKSLFPGESRSMRL, translated from the coding sequence ATGCTGCCCGATCTCGAAACCGTCCGCATCGGGGTGATCGGCCTCGGCTATGTGGGCCTGCCGCTGGCGGCCGCGTTCGGTGCGCGCTATCCAACACTCGGCTACGATCTGAACGGAGAGCGCATCGCCGAGCTTGCCGCGGGGTATGACCGGACCCGCGAGGTGGGGCCGGAGGAGCTCGCCCACGCCGTCCATCTGCGCTTCACCGACAAGCCGGCGGATCTGGGCGAATGCCGGGTCCACATCGTCACCGTGCCTACGCCGATCGACAGGCATAAGCGCCCTGACTTGAGCCATCTGATCAGGGCGAGCGAGACGGTGGGCAGTGTGGTGAAGCCGGGCGACGTGGTGATCTACGAGTCAACAGTCTATCCCGGCGCAACCGAGGAGGACTGCATTCCCGTGGTGGAGCGGGTGTCCGGCCTCAAACTGAATGTGGATTTCTTTGCCGGCTACAGCCCGGAGCGCATCAATCCGGGGGATCGCCAGCACAGGCTGGAGGCTATCCGCAAGGTGACGTCGGGATCTACGCCTGAAGCGGCCGCCTTCGTCGACCGCCTCTATGGCTCCATCATCGCAGCGGGCACCTATCGCGCGTCCTCCATCCGGGTCGCCGAAGCGGCCAAGGTGATCGAGAATACCCAGCGCGATCTCAATATCGCGCTGGTCAATGAGCTGGCCATCATCTTCAACCGGCTGGGTCTGGATACGGCGGAGGTTCTTGCGGCCGCCGGCACGAAGTGGAACTTCCTGCCGTTCAAGCCCGGCCTTGTGGGCGGCCACTGCATCGGGGTCGACCCCTATTACCTCACGCACAAGGCGCAGAGCATCGGCTACCATCCCGAGGTCATCCTGGCCGGCCGCCGCATCAATGACGGCATGGGGCGCTATGTGGTCTCCGAGCTGATCAAGGCAATGATCCACCGCAACATCCAGGTGAATGGGGCGCGGGTGGCCGTGCTCGGCCTGGCCTTCAAGGAGAACTGTCCGGATTTCCGCAACAGCCGCGTGGTGGACATCATCCACGAACTGGCCGATTATGGCGTCGCGGTCGATGTGCACGACCCGTGGGTCGATGCCGAAGAAGCCCGGCGTGTGCTGGGGATCAGGCTCAAGGCGGACCCGTCCCCCGGCCGCTATGACGCGGTCGTGCTTGCAGTGGCTCACGATGAGTTCCGCGACGCAGGCTTCGAATGGCTGGCGAAGTTGGGTCGAGAGAACAGCGTGATTTACGACCTCAAGAGCCTGTTCCCGGGTGAGAGCCGTTCGATGAGGTTGTGA
- a CDS encoding NAD-dependent epimerase/dehydratase family protein, with protein MRFLVTGTAGFIGFHLARRLLNDGHFVVGFDGMTPYYDIRLKEARHTILARSNGFQARIGMLEDMKALEQAAAAAEPDVIVHLAAQAGVRYSLENPRAYVDSNLTGSFNVLEVARQINPRHLLLASTSSAYGANEKMPFVETDKADHPITLYAATKKAMEVMSHSYAHLWKLPTTCFRFFTVYGPWGRPDMALFKFVDGIVNDRPIDIYGHGEMRRDFTYIDDLVEGIVRLIGCVPVEGEPIRSAHATDTLSPVAPWRLVNIAGGHTVDLLDFVEIIERCLGKKAIRNMLPMQKGDVPATYADYHLLEALTGFRPSTPVAQGVEAFVRWYQTERPR; from the coding sequence ATGCGATTTCTCGTCACCGGCACGGCCGGGTTCATCGGCTTCCACCTCGCGCGGCGTCTGCTGAACGATGGGCATTTCGTCGTCGGCTTCGACGGCATGACGCCTTATTACGATATCCGCCTCAAGGAAGCGCGGCACACGATCCTGGCGCGGTCGAACGGCTTCCAGGCCCGGATCGGCATGCTCGAGGACATGAAGGCGCTCGAGCAAGCGGCGGCCGCCGCCGAGCCGGACGTGATCGTGCATCTCGCGGCCCAGGCCGGCGTGCGCTACAGCCTGGAAAACCCCCGCGCCTACGTGGACTCCAACCTGACCGGCTCGTTCAACGTGCTGGAGGTGGCGCGGCAGATCAATCCGCGGCACCTGCTGTTAGCATCCACGAGCTCCGCCTATGGGGCCAATGAGAAGATGCCCTTCGTGGAAACGGACAAGGCCGACCATCCCATCACGCTTTATGCCGCCACGAAAAAGGCGATGGAGGTCATGTCCCACTCCTACGCCCATCTCTGGAAGCTGCCGACCACCTGCTTTCGGTTCTTCACGGTCTATGGCCCATGGGGGCGGCCGGACATGGCCCTGTTCAAGTTCGTCGACGGCATTGTCAACGACCGGCCGATCGACATCTACGGCCACGGGGAAATGCGGCGTGACTTCACCTATATCGATGATCTCGTCGAGGGCATCGTGCGCTTGATCGGCTGCGTGCCGGTCGAGGGCGAGCCGATCCGGTCCGCGCACGCAACCGATACGTTGTCGCCGGTGGCGCCGTGGCGTCTTGTCAATATTGCCGGCGGACACACGGTGGATCTCTTGGATTTCGTCGAGATCATCGAACGGTGCCTCGGCAAGAAGGCGATCCGCAACATGCTGCCGATGCAGAAGGGCGATGTGCCGGCGACATATGCCGACTACCACCTGCTGGAGGCGCTGACCGGGTTCCGGCCCTCGACACCGGTGGCGCAAGGGGTCGAGGCCTTCGTTCGCTGGTATCAAACGGAGCGGCCACGTTGA
- a CDS encoding SapC family protein, which yields MADENGAARPQGGASNGGSNFYRQVAILRLPQHKDLRLTRRLDFGFAAGVIAAPLTVSELALASRHYPIVFSQGETPTPIAVLGLRPGENLFVDAEGKWREGFYVPAHIRRYPFGLVQTPGTNTLSLAIDEASERVLLDGVDGEEDSDRLFDETGAPTALANAALELCRAMHRDLQPTDAYGKAMVHADLLAAKRADFKLPGNRNLKLDGFRVVDDQKFRDLSESMLPEWHRKGWLTFTSLHLVSRQNWNILAELFIARAKAADEARAAREAEQHEPETADREVEAARAEAEPAPVEG from the coding sequence ATGGCTGATGAAAACGGCGCGGCTCGCCCGCAGGGTGGGGCTTCAAACGGCGGTTCGAACTTTTACCGGCAGGTGGCGATCCTGCGGCTGCCCCAACACAAGGATCTGCGCCTGACCAGACGCTTGGACTTCGGTTTTGCTGCGGGCGTCATCGCCGCACCGCTGACGGTGTCGGAGCTGGCTTTGGCCAGCCGCCACTATCCGATCGTGTTTTCCCAGGGCGAAACGCCGACGCCGATTGCCGTGCTGGGCTTGCGGCCTGGCGAAAACCTGTTCGTGGATGCGGAGGGCAAGTGGCGCGAGGGGTTCTATGTGCCGGCACATATCCGGCGCTATCCCTTCGGCCTGGTACAGACACCCGGTACCAACACATTGTCGCTCGCCATCGACGAGGCCAGCGAGCGCGTGCTGCTGGATGGAGTGGATGGCGAGGAGGACAGTGACCGTCTCTTTGACGAGACAGGCGCGCCCACCGCGCTGGCGAACGCTGCGCTGGAGCTGTGCCGCGCCATGCATCGCGACCTGCAGCCGACCGATGCCTACGGAAAGGCCATGGTCCATGCCGATCTCCTCGCGGCGAAACGCGCTGACTTCAAGCTGCCGGGCAATCGCAACCTGAAGCTCGACGGCTTCCGGGTGGTCGACGACCAGAAGTTCCGGGACTTGTCCGAGTCCATGCTGCCGGAGTGGCACCGGAAAGGCTGGCTGACCTTCACGAGCCTTCATCTCGTTTCGCGGCAGAACTGGAACATTCTGGCCGAGTTGTTCATCGCCCGGGCCAAGGCTGCCGACGAGGCGCGTGCTGCGCGCGAGGCCGAGCAACACGAGCCCGAAACCGCGGACCGTGAGGTCGAGGCAGCAAGAGCCGAAGCAGAGCCGGCACCGGTCGAGGGTTGA